A region from the Hydra vulgaris chromosome 08, alternate assembly HydraT2T_AEP genome encodes:
- the LOC136083077 gene encoding protein FAM200A-like, protein MSSSVDCETRASNMVSWVLAKNLKPFTDGEIIKECIIEESKFLFPIDEKIHDKFQSMHLSARTVTRNFEKMVVNVYEQLSNNLSEAEFVSITLDESTDLVGKAQLCVYARFITTNCCLFEELLGIEPLETTTTGQDIYD, encoded by the coding sequence ATGTCTAGCAGTGTTGATTGTGAAACTCGTGCCTCGAATATGGTGTCATGGGTATTAGCAAAAAACCTGAAACCATTTACTGATGGTGAAATAATCAAAGAATGCATTATTGAAGAATCAAAATTTCTTTTCccaattgatgaaaaaattcaTGACAAATTTCAAAGTATGCACTTGTCCGCGCGTACAGTTACTCGCAATTTTGAGAAAATGGTTGTCAATGTTTATGAACAACTGTCAAACAATCTGTCTGAAGCTGAATTTGTGAGTATCACTCTCGATGAGTCTACTGACCTTGTCGGTAAAGCACAACTCTGTGTTTATGCACGTTTTATCACTAcgaattgttgtttatttgaagAACTGCTTGGAATTGAACCACTGGAAACAACTACAACTGGACAAGACATTTATGACTAA
- the LOC136083078 gene encoding general transcription factor II-I repeat domain-containing protein 2A-like produces the protein MIGRIRGVVTLLKNSGEFPNKFMSYHCVIHQKALCAKVAKIDDEMTAVVKTINHIRSNALKRRQFRALMEQNEDQHGDLLLHSEIRWLSRGNILNRFWECLPSVLQFMVTQKFSFITMSIEEFQCKLAFLCDITAQFNVLNKRLQGRRVLVCDLINHITAIKTKLNLYKTQFVSGSCTHFPTLNECQPSRKMLSSLSLLVTALYDQFENRFNEFEDLKKHMVFLCYPFDFDMNDISILKDFEEADILKAEDELINFQCDDELRRKAPKKDEDGAFGENLIVFWHAVMKECFPVLKKNANRLICMYGTSYQCEQTFSAMKIIKNVYRIRLTDTHLNNLVLAATTKYSLNF, from the exons ATGATTGGAAGAATTCGAGGAGTTGTTACTTTGCTGAAAAATAGTGGTGAGTTTCCTAACAAATTTATGTCATATCACTGTGTGATACACCAGAAAGCACTGTGCGCTAAAGTTGCGAAAATTGATGATGAAATGACAGCtgtagtaaaaacaattaatcatATACGTTCCAATGCACTCAAACGGCGTCAATTTCGTGCGCTAATGGAACAAAATGAAGATCAACATGGTGATCTTCTTCTTCATTCAGAG attagGTGGCTATCAAGAGGAAACATTCTTAACAGATTTTGGGAGTGTTTGCCAAGTGTACTGCAGTTCATGGTAACTcaaaaattttcattcattacAATGTCTATTGAAGAGTTTCAGTGTAAACTGGCTTTCCTTTGCGACATCACAGCACAATTTAATGTTCTGAATAAGAGATTACAAGGCCGCCGTGTGCTGGTTTGTGATTTGATCAACCACATCACTGCGATAAAGACAAAACTTAATTTGTACAAAACTCAATTTGTATCTGGTAGTTGTACTCATTTTCCTACTTTAAATGAATGTCAACCATCAAGGAAAATGTTATCGTCATTGTCATTATTAGTGACTGCTCTGTATGATCAATTTGAAAACAGATTTAATGAATTTGAAGACCTAAAAAAGCATATGGTTTTTTTGTGTTATCCATTTGACTTTGATATGAATGATATTAGTATTCTAAAGGACTTTGAAGAAGctgatattttaaaagcagAGGATGAACTAATTAACTTTCAATGTGACGACGAGTTGAGAAGAAAGGCAccaaaaaaagatgaagatggCGCTTTTGgtgaaaatttaattgttttctgGCATGCTGTCATGAAGGAATGTTTTccagttcttaaaaaaaatgcaaatagaCTTATCTGTATGTATGGCACTAGTTACCAATGCGAACAAACATTCTCAGccatgaaaataataaaaaatgtttacagaaTAAGACTGACTGACACTCATTTGAATAACCTTGTGCTAGCTGCAACAACAAaatactcattaaatttttaa